The Malus domestica chromosome 08, GDT2T_hap1 genomic interval TCCAACGTGGTAGTGGGACGGCAAAGAACTTCATCAGCCCATCCTTGCAGTTCTTGCCATCTTTTTCACCACTGGCAAAGTAATATGGCCTCCACTGAGTCAGCTCCACCTTGAAACCGTCGCCACCTCCCTGCATCTGATTCGCCAGCAGCTTGGCTTCGCTGAAGTCGCAATTGATGTAGCTCCACAGGTTCGGCAGTTGGTATACGCTGTAGCCGGAGTTCGCATCGCTCGGTGGATCGTACTTGAACACTGCAAAAGTTAAACCAAGAGCATGCACATAAGCATAAATAGTTGAGGTACGTATGCATGCATGGAATAATATCGAGCTATGGAATGGACATCTGTATGTCCAACCAACCATCGGTATTGTCATTGATAATGCGTCAATATCATTGTCACAAACCAAACAAACTGCCATGTTAATATGTTATCGTGCAATATAAATATAAGCATGTCTATTGAAATTCAAGAAAGGATGTCATGCACAGAGAATTTTGATGTTAAAGGATACTAACCTAGTTGGTCATTTATGTAAAAGGGACTGTTTTGGAGAGCCCAGTCAGTGTAGTTGTAGCCGAAACGCCAGCCTTCAGACCCTCCAACGACGACGGTTCTGGCCTCAGTCACTGCCAACAGAGAGGCAGCAGCTAGGAGGAGGATGAACCCTTGTGCATTAGAACTCAAAGCCATTGTTGCTCCTCTAGGGTTGTCCTTGTAAAAAATCTATACGCTTGAATGTGTGAGAAGGTGATGAGAAAGCATGAGAGGGTTATGGGGTTTATATAGGAAATCAAAAGTGATCAGATTTGCCTGTTTCTCTTTGGTTGGTAAAAATTTGAGGCTTTTGATTCAATTAAATTCAACATTTTCACATTTCTCAGGTTCCAGAAGCTGAATTTCAAAACCCTTTTTCTCATTCGGTAATTACTGAATTGCCAACCTTCAGATTACAGCATGCCTTACTCATT includes:
- the LOC103441289 gene encoding early nodulin-like protein 2, with the protein product MALSSNAQGFILLLAAASLLAVTEARTVVVGGSEGWRFGYNYTDWALQNSPFYINDQLVFKYDPPSDANSGYSVYQLPNLWSYINCDFSEAKLLANQMQGGGDGFKVELTQWRPYYFASGEKDGKNCKDGLMKFFAVPLPRWNN